The Anser cygnoides isolate HZ-2024a breed goose chromosome 19, Taihu_goose_T2T_genome, whole genome shotgun sequence genome contains a region encoding:
- the FADS6 gene encoding fatty acid desaturase 6 produces the protein MPLEDGEVARRRGQRASGATSLGGTWGEPHEDGTAPGGSGMEVTAEDPQLEPALGDGDVAAGRGEDARGGLQPAGKEPEQFGVLGGEESLMAELSERVQKVVKSSSWWERHGVDACILACSLLALPAGFLCLRSARAVPFLAGILTLGVVHHTLAVKGSHLASHNALTESKSWGKVWAVFFIELCSAFTAEQATYNHVKLHHGYTNVIGLGDSSTWKLPFLNRYVYMFVAPLAVPIITPLVALGLLRNVGLKVALRTVCCMSLGLYCHYWLLLHASGFQSPWSALLCMLLTRSLLAHPYIHVNIFQHIGLPMFAADRKPKRIHQMSLGVLNLPRNALLDWAFGHSLISCHVEHHLFPGLSDNMCLKIKPVVSRYLREKQLPYNEDTYCARLRLFLRRYEELMVHAPPITELVGIQ, from the exons ATGCCGCTGGAGGACGGGGAGGTGGCGAGGCGGAGGGGACAGCGCGCCAGCGGTGCCACCAGCCtcggggggacatggggtgagCCCCACGAGGATGGGACAGCTCCAGGTGGCAGCGGGATGGAGGTGACGGCAGAGGACCCCCAGCTGGAGCCAGCCCTGGGTGATGGGGATGTGGCCGCCGGACGGGGAGAAGATGCTCgaggggggctgcagccagcagggaaggagcCGGAGCAGtttggggtgttggggggcGAGGAGTCCCTCATGGCCGAGCTCTCGGAGCGGGTGCAGAAGGTggtgaagagcagcagctggtgggagCGGCACGGCGTGGACGCCTGCATCCTCGCCTGCAGCCTCCTCGCGCTCCCGGCAG GGTTCCTGTGCTTGCGCTCAGCCCGGGCCGTCCCGTTCCTGGCTGGGATCCTCACCCTCGGCGTGGTGCATCACACCCTGGCCGTGAAGGGCAGCCACCTGGCCAGCCACAACGCCCTGACCGAGTCCAAGTCGTGGGGCAAAGTGTGGGCTGTCTTCTTCATCGAG ctctgctcagctttcACGGCTGAGCAAGCCACCTACAACCACGTGAAGCTCCACCACGGCTACACCAACGTCATCGGCCTGGGCGACTCCAGCACCTGGAAGCTCCCTTTCCTGAACCGCTACGTCTACATGTTCGTCGCGCCTCTCGCCGTGCCCATCATAACCCCCCTGGTGGCACTCG GTTTGCTGAGGAACGTGGGGCTGAAGGTGGCTCTGCGCACCGTGTGCTGCATGTCCTTGGGTCTGTACTGCCACTACTGGCTGCTGCTCCACGCCTCGGGCTTCCAGTCGCCGTGGTCGGCCCTGCTCTGCATGCTGCTCACCCGCTCCCTCCTGGCTCACCCCTACATCCACGTCAACATATTCCAG CACATCGGCCTCCCCATGTTCGCGGCCGATCGGAAGCCCAAGCGCATCCACCAGATGAGCCTGGGCGTGCTCAACCTGCCCCGTAATGCCCTGCTCGACTGGGCCTTCGGCCACTCGCTCATCAGCTGCCACGTGGAGCACCACCTCTTCCCCGGCCTGTCCGACAACATGTGCCTCAAG aTCAAACCTGTTGTGTCCCGGTAcctgagggagaagcagctgcCCTACAACGAGGACACCTACTGCGCCAGGCTGCGGCTCTTCCTGCGGCGGTACGAGGAGCTGATGGTCCACGCGCCCCCCATAACGGAGCTGGTGGGCATCCAGTGA